The following coding sequences lie in one Sesamum indicum cultivar Zhongzhi No. 13 linkage group LG9, S_indicum_v1.0, whole genome shotgun sequence genomic window:
- the LOC105171119 gene encoding cellulose synthase A catalytic subunit 2 [UDP-forming]: MAMNTGGRLVAGSHNRNEFVLINADEIGRIKSVHELSGQTCQICGDEVEITVDGELFVACNECAFPVCRTCYEYERKEGTQCCPQCKTRYKRIKGSPRVEGDEDEDDVDDLEHEFDYGDIEASGFTQSAGAVTSGHGGLAGSAKTSKQDPSAQGLEIPLLTYGEEDAEIAYNQNAIIVPPFASHGNGTHPTPPGTTAPLHPRPMVPEKDIALYGYGSVAWKDRMEEWKKRQNDKLQVVKHQGNNDGGEFDGSELDTDLPMMDEGRQPLSRKLPIASSKINPYRMIILLRLVVLGLFFHYRILNPVPDAYGLWMTSVICEIWFAVSWILDQFPKWYPIERETYLDRLSLRYEKEGKPSELADIDVFVSTVDPMKEPPLITANTVLSILAVDYPVDKVACYVSDDGAAMLTFEALSETSEFARKWVPFCKKFNIEPRAPEWYFSQKMDYLKNKVHPAFVRERREMKREYEEFKVRINRLVAMAEKVPEDGWTMQDGTPWPGNNVRDHPGMIQVFLGHDGVRDIEGNELPRLVYVSREKRPGFEHHKKAGAMNALIRVSAVLSNAPYLLNVDCDHYINNSKALREAMCFMMDPTSGKKVCYVQFPQRFDGIDRHDRYSNRNVVFFDINMKGLDGLQGPIYVGTGCVFRRQALYGYDAPAKKKPPSKTCNCWPKWCCLCCGSRKNKRSKTKKDKKKSKHREASKQIHALETIEEGIEETNIVARPPLSQEKLEKKFGQSPVFVSSTLLENGGIPKTVSSPSLLKEAIHVISCGYEDKTEWGKEVGWIYGSVTEDILTGFKMHCHGWRSVYCMPKRPAFKGSAPINLSDRLHQVLRWALGSVEIFLSKHCPIWYGYGGGLKWLERFSYINSVVYPWTSLPLLVYCTLPAICLLTGKFIVPEISNYASIIFMALFISIAATGVLEMQWGGVPIDDWWRNEQFWVIGGVSSHLFALFQGLLKVLAGVSTNFTVTSKGGDDGEFAELYIFKWTSLLIPPTTLLIINIVGVVVGIADAVNNGYDSWGPLFGKLFFAIWVIMHLYPFLKGLTGKQDRVPTVIVIWSILLASILTLVWVRVNPFISREGPILEICGLNCDD, encoded by the exons ATGGCGATGAATACAGGAGGGAGGCTTGTTGCTGGTTCTCACAATAGAAATGAGTTTGTGCTTATTAATGCTGATGAAATTGGAAGG ATCAAGTCCGTACATGAACTAAGTGGGCAGACGTGCCAAATCTGCGGGGATGAAGTGGAGATAACTGTAGATGGGGAACTCTTTGTTGCGTGCAATGAATGTGCTTTCCCTGTCTGTAGAACTTGCTATGAGTATGAGAGGAAAGAGGGCACTCAGTGCTGTCCTCAGTGCAAAACCAGATACAAACGCATCAAAG GTAGCCCTAGAGTTGAGGGTGATGAGGACGAAGATGATGTTGATGATTTGGAACATGAGTTTGATTATGGGGACATTGAGGCTTCAGGCTTCACACAAAGTGCAGGTGCTGTAACATCTGGCCACGGTGGTTTGGCTGGATCAGCAAAAACGTCAAAACAGGATCCATCTGCCCAGGGTCTTGAGATCCCTCTTTTGACATATGGTGAAGAG GATGCTGAGATTGCGTATAATCAGAATGCTATCATAGTACCCCCATTTGCCAGTCATGGGAATGGAACTCATCCAACTCCGCCTGGTACAACAGCACCTT TGCATCCACGACCTATGGTTCCGGAGAAAGACATTGCATTATATGGCTATGGAAGTGTTGCATGGAAGGATCGTATGGAGGAGTGGAAAAAGAGGCAAAATGACAAACTTCAAGTGGTTAAACATCAAGGGAATAATGATGGTGGGGAATTTGACGGGAGTGAGCTGGACACGGATTTGCCTAT GATGGATGAGGGGAGGCAGCCACTGTCAAGGAAATTACCCATTGCTTCAAGCAAGATAAACCCCTACAGAATGATAATTTTGCTGCGACTTGTGGTTCTCGgattattttttcactataGGATTCTCAATCCAGTTCCTGATGCATATGGCTTGTGGATGACATCAGTTATTTGTGAAATATGGTTTGCTGTATCATGGATACTGGATCAGTTTCCAAAGTGGTACCCAATTGAGCGGGAGACATACCTTGATCGACTATCGCTTAG GTATGAAAAGGAAGGGAAGCCCTCAGAATTAGCGGATATAGACGTCTTCGTCAGCACAGTCGATCCCATGAAAGAACCTCCACTGATTACTGCAAACACAGTTCTCTCCATCCTTGCAGTGGATTATCCAGTCGACAAAGTAGCATGCTATGTTTCAGATGATGGTGCAGCCATGCTTACTTTTGAAGCACTTTCTGAGACATCCGAATTTGCTCGAAAATGGGTTCCCTTCTGTAAGAAGTTTAACATTGAACCACGAGCCCCAGAATGGTACTTTTCCCAGAAGATGGACTATTTGAAAAACAAAGTACATCCTGCATTTGTGAGAGAAAGGCGTGAAATGAAG AGAGAATACGAGGAGTTCAAAGTTCGTATCAATCGTTTGGTGGCCATGGCTGAAAAGGTTCCCGAGGATGGTTGGACAATGCAAGATGGGACGCCCTGGCCTGGTAACAATGTCAGGGACCATCCTGGTATGATCCAG GTATTCCTTGGTCATGATGGTGTTCGTGATATTGAAGGCAATGAGCTGCCTCGGCTGGTTTATGTTTCCCGTGAAAAAAGACCTGGCTTTGAGCATCATAAGAAAGCTGGTGCTATGAATGCGCTG ATTCGGGTTTCGGCTGTTTTGTCCAACGCTCCTTATCTTCTGAATGTTGACTGCGATCACTACATAAACAACAGCAAAGCTCTGAGAGAGGCTATGTGTTTTATGATGGATCCAACTTCAGGAAAGAAAGTATGTTACGTGCAGTTTCCGCAAAGATTTGATGGGATTGATCGTCATGATAGATATTCCAACCGTAATGTCGTATTCTTTGAT ATCAACATGAAGGGTTTGGATGGTTTGCAAGGGCCTATATATGTTGGAACTGGGTGTGTCTTCAGAAGGCAAGCACTGTATGGATATGATGCTCCCGCTAAGAAGAAACCACCCAGCAAGACGTGCAACTGCTGGCCAAAATGGTGCTGTTTGTGTTGTGGTTCTAGAAAGAACAAGAGaagcaaaacaaagaaagataaaaagaagTCAAAGCACAGAGAAGCATCAAAGCAAATACATGCTCTTGAAACTATAGAAGAAGGGATTGAAG AAACAAATATTGTCGCTCGACCTCCTCTGTCCCAGgagaaacttgagaagaaGTTCGGGCAATCACCAGTATTTGTGTCCTCAACGTTGCTAGAAAATGGTGGTATTCCTAAGACTGTTAGTTCACCATCCCTCTTAAAGGAGGCCATTCATGTTATCAGCTGTGGTTATGAAGATAAAACCGAATGGGGGAAGGAG GTTGGCTGGATTTACGGCTCCGTCACAGAAGATATCCTGACGGGGTTCAAGATGCATTGTCATGGCTGGCGTTCTGTTTACTGCATGCCTAAGAGGCCTGCGTTTAAGGGATCTGCTCCCATCAATCTTTCCGATCGTCTTCACCAGGTTCTTCGATGGGCTCTTGGATCGGTCGAGATTTTTCTGAGCAAACACTGCCCTATTTGGTATGGGTATGGAGGTGGATTGAAGTGGTTGGAACGATTTTCCTATATAAACTCTGTTGTATATCCCTGGACTTCTCTTCCATTGCTTGTCTACTGTACATTACCAGCCATCTGCCTTCTTACAGGGAAATTTATTGTCCCTGAG ATCAGTAATTATGCCAGCATCATATTCATGGCCCTCTTCATCTCCATTGCCGCAACCGGTGTCCTTGAAATGCAATGGGGCGGCGTTCCTATCGACGACTGGTGGAGAAACGAGCAGTTCTGGGTTATCGGAGGAGTTTCGTCTCACCTCTTTGCCCTCTTCCAAGGTTTGCTCAAGGTTTTGGCTGGTGTAAGCACAAATTTCACCGTCACCTCAAAAGGAGGCGATGATGGAGAATTTGCCGAGCTATATATCTTCAAGTGGACATCATTGTTGATCCCGCCCACGACTTTGTTGATCATAAACATAGTCGGGGTCGTGGTCGGCATTGCTGATGCCGTGAATAACGGGTACGATTCTTGGGGGCCGTTGTTCGGTAAACTATTCTTCGCCATTTGGGTTATCATGCACCTCTACCCATTCCTCAAGGGGTTGACAGGCAAACAAGACAGAGTTCCTACCGTAATCGTGATATGGTCAATTCTCCTTGCATCAATACTAACCCTCGTGTGGGTTCGGGTGAACCCGTTCATTTCAAGAGAGGGGCCGATACTGGAAATTTGCGGGCTTAACTGTGATGACTAA